From the Manihot esculenta cultivar AM560-2 chromosome 14, M.esculenta_v8, whole genome shotgun sequence genome, the window ggtcactaccaagaacaagtacccgttgcctaggatcgatgatctattcgaccagctagcaggagcaggttgtttctccaagatagatctgagatcggggtaccatcagttgaggatcagggaagaggacgttccaaagacagctttcagaaccagatatgggcactatgagttcctagtgatgccgttcgggttaacaaacgcccctgcagcattcatggatctcatgaacagagtatttagccaatacctggatcacttcgttattgtcttcatagatgatatcttagtgtattccaggaatgcagaagagcatgcccatcatctgcggttggtcttgcagactttgagggaacatggcttgtatgtcaagttctctaaatgtgagttctggctgaggagcatttcgttcttggggcatgtagtgttagagaatggtattgaggtagaccccaagaagacagaaactgtggctaactggcctagacccacttcagtgacagagattagaagtttcttgggtttggcaggttactacaggaggttcgttcaggacttctcaaagatcgcagctcctctgactaggttaaccaggaagaatcagaagtttctgtggaccgaccagtgcgaagagagttttgaagaacttaagaagaggttgacttcagcaccagttttagctctgccatctagtgatgaggactttacagtcttttgtgatgcgtcccgtgtgggactgggttgtgtactgatgcagaatgagagggtgattgcttatgcttctaggcagctgaagaagcatgagttgaattaccccacacacgacctggagatggcagcagtaatctttgcactcaagatgtggaggcactacctctatggggtaaaatgtgatatctttacagatcataagagcctgcagcacatcctgagtcaaagagatttgaatttgagacagagaagatgggtagaactgctcagtgactacgattgcaaaatccagtatcatccgggtaaggctaatattgtagctgatgccttaagccggaaatcactcggcagtctatcccagttcacctccaggttttggcggagtctgcagaatgccatgggtactaggttggatttcagtactgccttccacccccagactgatggacagtcagaaaggaccatccagactatcgaggatatgcttagaatgtgtgtgctggactttggcggttcttggaggcagcatctacctttggtggagtttgcctacaataacagccatcatgctagcatcgggatggctccatatgaagctttgtacggaaggaagtgcagatcacctgtttgctgggagaaagttggagagaaggccttggcagggcctgagctagtagagatcaccagcagggtggtacccataatcagagagagaatcaagactgctgcaagcagacagaagagttatgtagacatccgcagaagacagttagagtttcaggagggggacctggtattgctcaaggtgtctccaatgaagggagtggttcgcttcgggaagaaaggtaaactagccccacgatacatcggaccctttgaaatcttgcaaaagattgggaatgtgtcgtacaagctggatttacctgcttcaatggcaagaatccatccggttttccatgtttcgatgttgaggaagtttgtgtcagatccgagcaaggttcttagtgagcctgatgtggaggtccaagaggatctcacctatgttgaacagccagtatggatcatagacacccagatcagaaagttaagaaacaaggaaatcccgatggtgaaagtcctgtggaaccaccacaacttggaggaatgcacttgggagacacgggagtctatgctccagcagtaccctcagctcttttaaggttagatctctatgtgtttgtatgatatgttgtatgctatgcatgtgttagttgaggaacattcggggacgaatgttcttaagggggggagaatgtaatacctggctagactccgatatcggaattcctaccgtccggtggaatcttggatgtcggaagcctctagtagggtagaaacatgttttcataaaatgttttaaagcatttcatggttttaagtatgaaaattaaatgagtttttgcatgaaaagtctttggaggaaaacccaggttcggccgccgaaagtcaagttcggcctccgaacatgcatgcattttggaggcacgttaggcccccgaaagcatgagtgagggaagttcaggttcggccgccgaaagttaagttcggccgccgaacatggcatgcgtgcggaggcactttcggcccccgaacgtggtctggccagccactataaaaggggcacttagccgaaatgggcgagctttctcccattttcggccacagctagcttccgacctccctcttccagatctagtgttcttccttcaaatccccaccatttttcttgagttttaagcttgcattgaaggttttgaacttttgaaacaagttttggagctttgggaacccaggagctcattttcgtggatctccaagtttaggtcgtctccctctcgatcttcaagaggtaagagccgatcttaagctccttatatgttttaagtaagttttaagttgttttatgggtagagatgcatgataggctttaagttgagtttatgggtttgatgtatgttcttgagcaatgtggcttgcttgtgtgttgtagttggggtatttgatagtttgagacccctaggtgtgatgtatggtgtttatgcatgttttagaacaagtttatgcatgattggtgagtttggaggcaaaaatgcttaagggagccaagtttctgccctttggcagaaaccaggttcgacagccgcagggagtttcggccgccgaacatggcttgggaggcagctttaggctgccgaagcttgcgccctaaagttggagtttcggctctgtccgagactttcggccgccgaaggtgccgccaaacatgcatgagtttcgtctctgtctgggagtttcggccgccgaaggtgccgccgaacctgcctgactttcggctctggagggacttccggccgccgaaggtgccgccgaaagtgccctgtccagccttttcttgcatgttttctaggggtgttttgaggtgtttttaggaggtttttgggggtacgtttagagtcttgtttatgtttgtttggtacctcatctaagtccacctatgtaggttcggacccgaggaaccgagacccccggcagtgagatagctgcctttgagttgttaaagcttcagtcatcaggtgagtggaacaaccccttaagttttaaagtaaagtaaatgaataaatgaatgaatcataaagcattgcccatgcatcactaatgccatgtaatatttcaggatgtttgcattagaactcacgaatatgctgcattgcataaattgatgttgatgtggatggttgattggatgatccatagtcctcgatatgttatgatgagatatggcatgttatgtatgaaagtccaggttgtacccattctacgtctctggcacaaagaaagagaaagaccggttgacccattctacgtcccggcatattggaatgttatgttatgatgtgatatgtaagagaaagaccggttgacccattctacgtcccggcaccttggaaaggaagaggactaatggtgacaataccatcctttatgtgattagctgtgatgtgctgcatttcatgaaagcatgaaaaagaaaaagaaaaagaaaaagttaaataatatgatgaaataataataataataataataaaatgaataataatatacctaaaaatggaggaattaaaatcaatgtttttagtttctgctcattgggctttatagctcaccccctctcccctaaccccagtcttgcaggtgcagagtagatagagaagtcagcagaataagagaagtttatgtaatagcttagctgtggacatggtttgtttgtaatgtaaaagtacgatgtaatgtaatgaaagtttaatagtgtgcttgactagagtctgttgtattcctgtacacatggtcttgtatgagatataatgtttttatgatgcctatgtaacccaagcctatgttatgttatgttaccccattggagtatttgttgaggactccaatgagaggtttatgttatgtttgtgcatgcacaggctaggcttggcaaagaaatgtttgaatgaaagaaaagttttaagtttttttttttatatgttattgaccatgtatggaattaaacaggttcacaggatgtatgtttggcttgctacgggttctggcgaccttaagccgacctgaatcctagcgccggtagcggtccggtttccgggtcgttacaaaggtaGTTGGAGACCCCTAAgagcttgtgtgcatgttttggttgagctaaatgcatgatggtatgagtttgaggcttttgtgcatgtttgaaccaagtttctgccctttgggagaaaccaggttcggcagccgaagggactttcggccgccgaaccctcttgtggaggcagccttcggctgccgaagcttgccccctaaaggagactttcgtctctgtctgggagtttcggccgccgaaagtgccgccgaacatgcatgagtttcgcctctgtctgggagtttcggccgccgaaggtgccgccgaacctgcctgactttcggctctggagggactttcggccgccgaacctgccgccgaaagtgccctgtccagccttcttttgcatgttcttgcatggatgttttgagatgttttagggggtttttgggggatgtttttagagttatgttatagtatgttggtccctcatttgagtccacctgtgtaggtttggactcgaggaaccgatgaccccagcagtgagttcagctcttctgtgtctgtcagagctagccagaggtgagtggaatgactcttatgcttttaaataaatcagttttgagcatgttcatgcatcacggatgccatgtgatattctaggatgcttgcattagaaatcacgaatatgttgcattgcataatatgttgatgatgtggatgaatgttgaatgatccattagccctcatatgttatgacatgatgatatgatatggaagtccaggtgtggcctgcactacgcccctggcactatgtaagagaaagaccggatgtggcctgcactacgcccccggcatcatggattatgtatgttatgttatgttatgtataagagaaagaccaggtgtggcctgcactacgcccctggcaggattggattatgtagagggctaaatggtgacaagttcatccttgatatgattagttgtgatgtgatgcattccatgttatcatatgttttaaatgctttgctattctgctcactgggctctagtagctcacccctctcccaaactccccaggtttgcaggtacgggttagacagagaagtcaagaagagtaatgaagtcatttgtatgtaatagttagaatgtggacatgacagattgtataatgatgtatagatatgtaatgtaatgatattaaggttagaagtgtgcttgaccatagtttaatgtaatccctttgaaacatgatcttaatgttattgatgtccatgtttagccaactcaactcttgttatgccacccattgggggcattgatgagatccctcagaggggtcaagtttatgactatgtatatgttcagtgcatgcacaggttgagtttggtggatgatagaatgtatgaaagaaaagttttaaatttttatgtatgttgttgatcatgtatgggattaaacaggtttacaggttacatgtcaggcttgctacgggtcccggcggccttaagccgatctggatcctagtgccggtagcggtccgattttcgggtcgttacagatccaGTTAGGTCAATGAGTTAAGCCCACGAAGCAGCAGATCCTACACATTCAGGATCATGCTAAGACAAATACCGAAAGGAATTAAATAGTCACCTGATATAGAGGGAAGGACCGTACATCTGTACATACAATCCTACATGATAACAACACCAGGCACTGTAGTAGGGTGACAGTTATACATCATAAAACgataaaaaggaaaagagaatAAAAGGATATAGAGAGAAAATAGAGACCAAGCTTACACACACTCCCCAACTCTACCTTATTTTGGATCTCAAATCATCAATTGACGCCATTTGTGAGAacaaaggagatcttttcatcaccggagtttttaTCCTCATAACACCCGCTGAGATTCACATGGCCAACCACGATGAAAACCACACCGGAAACACCCCAAACGACCCGAGTTCCACCCATGAAGGTCCACATTTTCATTCTCCGGTCCTACAGTCCCATTAAACCAACCACCTGTATTGCTTAATCCCTCACCGAGCTCGGTAGGGAACGTGTTTAGAACCACCCTACCTGACTAAAAGCTACAAAACATTGCTCTCCAAATACAAAACACTATCCATTGGTTGGGGCAAATGTTACAGCAAAAGGGACAGGCGAATAAGATGGAGAGGCTTGCAGAAGAAATGAGCCCACGGTTAGGGCAAGGGGCTGGGTAGTGAGAGAGCTCATAAAAAACGATGAAGTCAAAAGTTATTCCTCCAAATCAATGCGAGGATCAGGGAGTGAAGAGTTGGGGGGAGGCTACTGTTTGGAGAAGCAGCTGAGAAAGGAAGAGGCGGATGTAGACCAAAAACTAGAGAGGCTGAGGGAGCAACTCTTAGCAAAACTGGGGGCATGGGATAACAGCAGCCCCTTGCTACCTCCCTCATCCCCATTTGTGAgatgggtgcagcaggagactaTTCTTaggaagtttatgatgccaccgatGGCCGCATACGATGGCACGGGAAACCCCCCAGAGCATGTCCTCAACTATAAGAGGTTTATGGAGCTTCAAACCCATTCTAATGCTCTAATGTGCAAAGTCTTTCCTACCACCCTCACCGGATCAGCTCGGGCATGGTTTAACAACCTAGAAGCGAGAAGCATTAAAAACTCCATGGACCTGGCTAATGTATTTATCAGCAGGTTTATTACAGGGGTCCCAGCGGAGAGAAAAATTAGTTATTTGGATACAGTCAGGCAAAGAAGGAATGAGTCTCTGAGAGAGTACATAGCCAGTTTCAACTCTAAGGCTTTGCAGATTTTCAAGTTCAACGAGGTTAGAgcagtagaggccatgcaaaaaaAGGACCACATCCCCAGAGTTTTCTGGCTCGTTATGCAGAAAGCCGCCCACCACCCTGGCTGAACTGATGAAAAgggctgaaaaatacataaggcaagATGATGCCTTAACTACCAGTAGGTTTGCCAGGGAAATAAGAGATAGGGGAAAGGCAATGGAGGATAGACGACCTGAAAGGCAAGAGAGGAGACAGAATCGAGGGCCAGAGACGCTGAACAGGCACCCGTGGGAGAGGAAAGTGTTAGTGTATTTTTCctaagccattatcttggacctttttgtatctcattttgattattaataaaagaggtttttactatcattattatttgtttgcatgttacataataattattaacatccctggttacttattattatgttgataataataaaatataactagtgtggttattgattgataatcataagatgattatgtatatgttgatataattcaataatcatagatacttgttagagaataaagtattggatggacccgcactgagatcactacatgggttattgtcataagtgaatatcaaaatagttatgtcttaatcctttaatttgagattgtcatagttttcaacataagaactgttatattttgacataaccaaacattgtctttaatcggacaatcataaaggttatgattgagcataatagaaattatgtagaggatattgaacaatcaagatagaatttgtccctctctttgagatagatatcttctggacccctcgataagtgagactgagaaatgcatggccgtgctcaaatgaattgatagtgtgatcaatatcatttgaatttatcagtctacttagagatcaagaaatcataagtttgaacattataagtttgacattgaccataatttatgttcaaactagatatcatgtGACAAAAGGagtaatacatgttctatttattaggctttattggactatcgATCATCATATTAATTGGacagtcataatgtcttgctagaggccgcttatgatttatgggccttgtgggactggacctattgccaattaatatgagcctattgggtcacacacaaaagaacgttgttgatgtgttatattaatgggctaaaagcccattagtataattaataataataaagatattattattattaatattaattattattatgagataataatatttaaaagatctgccgtttatctgtaactgttacagataaaagattctTCAGTTTTccttataaaaataaactatcACGTAAAATATTAGAGTAtctatgagattgtgatagtgggttatgcacacaactcttttacgaaaaaaGTGTGGGAAAACTAAAAAACTTAAAACGTATATAACTCCTGCTGTGAATTGTGGGGAGATGGCTTTTGGAGAATTCATTTTGAGCTGTAGATTGAAACATGTAGCATATCCATCAGAGAGAGCTAACACTCTAGAAGAATAAGAGACGTTTATGTGGATACCACAGcgggtgttcgttgaaaaagtagcaccttgagtccgggattgtatcttctcgtcgagtctaacaggttagtagcttatcattccttttgaattaaacgaagcacacggatcccggaaaggaaatcagagatttttattttttcgctgcgtgtttgggttgcagtaaatctctgggtttcctaaCAGAAAGAGCAAAGACCATACCATCCCCGGATCCCCGAGGTAATCACTCCTCTGAATGTGTCTAGGGCCGACGTGCTTGTGGTTGTACAGGACAAGGACTTTATACAATGGCCCAAACCCATGAAAGCCGAGGCCAGCCGAAGAGATCCGAACAAGTACTGTCAATATCATCGAATGCATGGCCACGACAATAACGATTGCTTCCAACTGATAAATAAGATAGACAGGCTCAtcaaaagggggcatctcagaaattttgtgaagaaaccagaaGGGCAGAGACCTCAGCAAAATGCTGTGGTAGAAAGACCTTGCAGGCAGACAGAAAGACTTGTGAATGACGGCTCTAACGGAACGATAAACATGATCGTAGGAGGAACTAGGGGACGAATGAGTAGGAGGGGGAAGAAGAGAAGCATGAATGGAGAAAGGAGCAGTACCGAGATCATGTAGATAGTAGAACACTCCTCTATGACCGTCTCTTTCTCTCTAGAAGACACCCATGGCGTACAAATGCCTCATGATGACGCCCTGGTCATCGAGGCCTTCATTCACAATTTTCGGGTTCGCAAGGTTTTGGTGgacgatgggagcaaggtaaataTGCTATCTGGGTCTTTCAATAGATGAACATACCTGAAGAGCAATAGGTAAGGGATCAAGCCCCGATTAAGGGGATAGGTGAAACCCCCGTGGcagtagaagggaaggtgaaaaTAGCCCTGATGCTGGGAGAACCACCCCTGTCCCACACCTACTACACAGTATTCCTTGTGGTGAAGTTACCTTTGAATTACAGTGCTATTTTGGAAAGGCTAGTACTGTACGACTTCGAGGCAGTAACCAGAATCCGGTACTTGACCATGAAGTTTCCAACAGAGTCAGGGGTAGGCATAGTATGAGGAAGGCAAGTGGAGGCTCGGGATGTATATTTGGCCAATGTAGAAGAACCAAGCACCTTGCCAGAAGAAATAAACCCGGAGGTCATGGAGGTCCTAGATGAGAAGAAGGAAGCCAAGATAGAGCTGGATGATAAGCCGAAGACATTCCCACTGTCTAAGGAAGAAAGCGATAAGATCTTCAGTATCAACACGAGCCTTAAAAAGGACCAGAAAGAGACAATAATGGCTCTTATCAGAGGGCATGCCTCACGTTTTGGCTGGAAGCCTTCAGACATGCCAGGGATAGACCTCGAGATGATGACGCACaagttgaatgtcctccccaTAGCCAAACCAATAAAGCAGAAGAAAAGAGTGTTCGAGAAGGAGAAGCAGCATGCCACAAGGGAAGAGGTACAAAAGCTGGAGGAAGCCGGATTCATTAGGGAAGTCAtatacccacagtggttagccaACCCTATGCTATTAAAAAAGGCCAATGAAAAATATAGAATGTGTATTGACTTTACCGATCTTAATCAGGCTTGtccaaaagattgttatccctttcCTGCTATTAATAAAATGATCGATTCTatggccggttttgattacatgtcaTCTTTTGATGCAATATCAGGGTACCACCAGATCCCCATGAACAGGTCGGATGAATAAAAGACCTCATTCATTACTGAAGATGGGACGTACTATTATAAGGCCATGCCCTTCGGGATGAAAAATGCAGGGGCGACATACCAACTATTGATGAATAAGATCTTTAAGGATCAGATAGGAAGGAATGTGGAGGTTTACGTTGATAACATGATAGTAAAGAGCCAAACCTTCCAGCAGCACCCAGCTGACCTAGAATAAGTATTTGGAGTGCTACAATGATACAAGATGAGGTTAAACCCGGCGAAGTGTGCCTTCTGTATTAAAGGGGGAAAGTTCCTGGGCTACATGGTCAGTGGGAAGGGTATACGAACCCAGAGAAGGTAGAGGCCATATTGAGAATTTTCGAACCGACCTACATAAGGGATGTGCAAAAACTTACAGGAAGAGTGGTGGCGCTCAACCGGTTCATGTTGAAATTTGCAGAAAGATGCTTACCGTTCTTCAGAAAGATGCTTACCGTTCTTCAAAAAGCTgaggaaaattttgaattttaaatggatAGAAGATTGCTAAGAAGCCTTTAAAAACCTCAAGCAGTACCTTAGTTCTCCGCATGTCCTCAGTAGCCCTTTAGCTAGAGAGGAACTTTTGATATATTTAGCTGCCTTTGAATAAGCTATAAGCGTTGTGCTGGTAAGGGATGAAGCTAGGATACAAAAGCCTATTTTCTATGTTAGTAAGGTGCTCAAGGATGCTGAGGTTAGGTACATGAATATTGAGAAGTTGGCGTTTGCCCTATTACTGGCGGTAAGGAAGTTTAGAGTGTACCTGGAATGCCAccaaggagtagtgatgacTGACTAGCATTTGTAGAAAATCTTGCACAGACCCGAGACCTCGGGACGGATGCTAGCCTGGTCCATGGAAATCAGCCCATATTGCCTCATTTACCGGCCTCGGACTGCCATCAAAGGCCAAGCCTTAGCTGACTTCATAACTGAGTGCTCTTTCAGTTTGGACCAAGAGGAATAGAGTGAAAGGCCACCGAGGCCAGCAAAAGAGAAGGAAAGGGATCAATAGCCACGCGAGTTCAGATGGAACCTATTCGTAGACAGGGAATCCAACTCCGCTGGCAGTGGGGCAGGAGTACTTTTGAAAGGGCTAGATGGATTCAAGGTGTACTATGCTTTGCGCTTTGGGTTCCCTGCATCTAATAATATGACAGAGTATGAAGCCCTTATAAATGGGATGCATATAGCATTGGAAGTGGGGGCAACCGACCTCAAAATATACATTGACTCTCAACTTGTGATCAACCAAATAAAGGGGGCATACTAGGCAAAAGACCCCGTCATGCAGAAATACTTAGCCAGGATGCGGGCTGTAGAAGTTGAGCTCGGAGAGCAGGGGGTCGCTGTGCAGTACCAAAGAATACCTTGGGGGGAAAATGAAGAAGCAGACCTGCTCAGTAAGCTGTCCGAAGAAGAACTAGAGTAGCTCCCAAACGGACTATATATAGAGTACATTAATACCCCTACTTTCAAAAAACTAGCCCCAGTCATGCAGATCGAAGAGGAACGGAACTGGATGACTCCATACTTAGAGTACCTGGAGGCAGGAAAGTTATCCAAGGACAAAGCAGAGGCTAGAAAGATTGCGGCCAAGGCCGCGAATTATCAAGCAGTGAGGGGAACCCTATACTGAAGGGAGAAATCCTGCTCGTGGCTAAGATATATGGGCCCGGAGAAGGCTGCCAGAATAATCCAGGAGATATAAGAttttcaggcaagggtactattGGCCCACGATAAAAAaggaagcagaagagttcgtcaAAAGATGTGATATATGCCAAAGATTTGCCAATGCCATTAACAGCCCGGCCACACCACAATCAAGCATATCTATCCTTTGGCCATTCTCGCAGTAGGGAATCGATATTATGGGTCCTTTCCTAAAGACTGTAGGGTAGAAGAGGTTCGTGATAGTGACTATAGaatacttctccaagtggctagaGGTAGAAGCTGTACCCACAATCAAGCTCGTAATGTGATAGACTTCGTTTGGGACAACATCATATGCCGATTTGGAATACTGAGGATGCTCATATTGGACAATGACAAGCAATTTGACTATAGGTCCTTCAAGGACTTCACGAGAaatatgggcatatggcacaagtttTCTTCTGTAGTTCACCCCCAAATAAATGGTTAGACGAAAGTAACGAACTGGGCTATCCTCCAATGACTGAAAAAACGGCTGGATAGAGCTAAAAAGAATTGGGCAGCTGAGCTGAACAGTATCCTATGGGCATTTCAGACTACACCTCAGACACTGATAGGGGAGACACTATTCGCACTAGCATTCGAAACCGAAGTTGTAGTCCCCATAAAGCTACAGATCTCCTCCCACAAAGTCCAGTTTAGTGACGGGGAGAAATAGAGGAGCAACATGGATGCCCTGAAAGAAATCATAGAAGAAGCTCAAATAAGAACAGTTGTGTAACGACCTGCAAAccagaccgctatcggcgctagggttcagatcgacttaaggtcgccagaactcgtagcaagcctactgtatATCCTGTTACACcagataaaatcccatacatgatcacaagatataacaaaaacataaacatccCATGAACTAAGGCTCgat encodes:
- the LOC110621458 gene encoding uncharacterized protein LOC110621458, whose protein sequence is MRGSGSEELGGGYCLEKQLRKEEADVDQKLERLREQLLAKLGAWDNSSPLLPPSSPFVRWVQQETILRKFMMPPMAAYDGTGNPPEHVLNYKRFMELQTHSNALMCKVFPTTLTGSARAWFNNLEARSIKNSMDLANVFISRFITGVPAERKISYLDTVRQRRNESLREYIASFNSKALQIFKFNEKEQRPYHPRIPEVITPLNVSRADVLVVVQDKDFIQWPKPMKAEASRRDPNKYCQYHRMHGHDNNDCFQLINKIDRLIKRGHLRNFVKKPEGQRPQQNAVVERPCRQTERLVNDGSNGTINMIVGGTRGRMSRRGKKRSMNGERSSTEIM